A genomic stretch from Lathyrus oleraceus cultivar Zhongwan6 chromosome 2, CAAS_Psat_ZW6_1.0, whole genome shotgun sequence includes:
- the LOC127120794 gene encoding ethylene-responsive transcription factor CRF2 translates to MTLSPTKKHTHRINLTKENTPDHPFPKIVRITYTDKDATDSSSDEEEASKHNRTKKFVNEIIIEPCLSENNGRGRGSGGGGVVPRKRNRTSSGGKTRAPATRRVTSGQKYRGVRQRPWGKWAAEIRDPSRGVRVWLGTFQTAEEAAIVYDNAAIKLRGPDALTNFITPPATCQQVSPEIEIPPQLQLPIPVSDGYISGNESQFQSPTQSSKSLFSPTSVLQCCSSSEEVAESVTTDKESESLFSIPSDILFDFQGSSPANDEFNSFNSLPENMFYGDVDCSEYFNFDFDFGFESLHTHKDEDFFQDIDDLFASDALVAL, encoded by the coding sequence ATGACTCTGTCACCAACAAAGAAACACACTCACCGCATCAACCTCACCAAAGAAAACACTCCGGACCATCCATTTCCTAAAATAGTCAGAATAACATACACAGACAAAGACGCTACAGACTCCTCCAGCGACGAAGAAGAAGCTTCAAAACATAACCGAACTAAAAAGTTTGTTAACGAGATTATCATAGAGCCATGCCTGAGCGAGAATAACGGCCGTGGCCGCGGCAGCGGCGGCGGAGGCGTTGTTCCGAGGAAGAGGAACAGAACTAGCAGCGGTGGAAAAACAAGAGCTCCGGCAACTCGGCGAGTCACCTCCGGGCAGAAATACAGAGGAGTTAGGCAGAGGCCATGGGGAAAATGGGCGGCAGAGATAAGAGACCCGTCGCGTGGCGTGCGCGTGTGGCTTGGCACGTTTCAAACTGCTGAAGAAGCTGCTATTGTGTACGACAACGCGGCTATTAAGCTGCGTGGTCCCGACGCGCTAACTAATTTTATAACTCCACCTGCCACGTGTCAACAAGTATCCCCCGAAATTGAAATTCCTCCTCAGTTACAGTTACCGATACCGGTGAGCGACGGTTACATCTCCGGTAACGAATCTCAATTTCAATCTCCAACTCAGAGCAGTAAGAgtttgttttctcctacttccGTTCTACAGTGTTGTTCATCTTCCGAAGAAGTAGCTGAATCCGTTACAACCGATAAAGAATCTGAATCACTCTTTTCAATTCCAAGTGATATACTATTTGATTTCCAAGGGTCTTCACCGGCGAACGACGAGTTTAACAGCTTCAACAGCTTACCGGAGAACATGTTCTACGGTGATGTTGATTGTTCGGAGTATTTCAATTTCGATTTCGATTTCGGTTTTGAAAGCTTGCATACGCATAAGGATGAAGATTTTTTCCAAGATATCGATGATTTATTTGCTTCAGATGCTCTTGTTGCTCTTTAA